In a single window of the Botrytis cinerea B05.10 chromosome 10, complete sequence genome:
- the Bclov3 gene encoding Bclov3, protein MSTKSSGFGDQSHLPQPLQRKGRAYGPGVRTIIGVERSGSVIGGNGDGSGNGFGNGNANATGNRNGSTPRLRPPPILSLFPHPNQSTSTTSAEMNMQGLADRRKGALTYAKNPGFTLPTKIDEASTGEEEEEGGAEVNDIPFYKPYRPGLGGPHLAGPSQASRSRRHSLERGFDSSSPRRGTASPTPSKAAKILQAQVGIPLRTSSSLYNEEHRESGEHLPEAFDISEREGRTEIRDSKPNILSSPQSISSPSTMRSRSRSRGGSVSSYQTNATSLPALQKTGVLEDGEVLEPLNEEDIDPGSFDLVAATETGGKRYSLETRSEQLFSTEHLRIIFSDPSLLLRFTSFLGAHRPSSIPILIYYLDAVKALKAISYSNAIAEALEPIPGFDFTATAASKTMSSVLEEKAAKAFDVLVREDLPAYITWAYIQTVSISIQRRITGTLPAHLREASEGLAEVFCLTDPSRPDNPIVFASEEFHRTTQYGMSYVLGRNCRFLQGPKTNPFSVRRIREKIEAGQEHCETFLNYRRDGSPFMNLLMCAPLCDSRGTIRYFIGAQVDISGLVKECSELESLQRLVAADKLAEEREAEQAANPDVELEELPAPPPKDEFQELSEMLNMQELDTVRKWGGRMHKETEEDHPDSNFQKGNWHKPRLHIKSTSPENLNTQLGRVSGKLGGIYENYLLVRPYPSLRVLFASPTLRVPGILQSPFMAKIGGSNRVREELTQALADGRGVTAKVRWVTKDDLDGRPRWIHCTPLIGSNGLIGVWMIVIVDDEASQHNSKRYRLAPAVDPRFGRTIPFTGKAESSAGSIRDFSIIHNDASSFQPRTPRSHKSVDLDDEGSMRSGSPYTLRID, encoded by the exons ATGTCGACGAAGTCATCAGGATTTGGAGATCAATCACATTTACCACAACCCCTCCAAAGAAAAGGTCGTGCGTATGGTCCTGGTGTGCGGACTATTATAGGCGTTGAACGTAGCGGTTCTGTTATTGGTGGGAACGGGGATGGATCTGGCAATGGCTTTGGCaatggaaatgcaaatgcaactGGAAATCGGAATGGAAGTACTCCTCGTCTAAGGCCGCCTCCAATTCTGTCTTTG TTTCCTCACCCTAATCAATCGACATCTACCACGTCTGCGGAAATGAACATGCAAGGTTTAGCGGATCGTCGTAAAGGAGCACTTACTTATGCAAAAAATCCCGGCTTTACACTCCCCACCAAAATCGACGAAGCAAGtacaggagaagaagaagaagaaggcggTGCGGAAGTGAACGACATACCATTTTACAAACCCTATAGGCCAGGTTTGGGGGGACCCCATTTGGCAGGGCCCTCGCAAGCAAGTCGGTCAAGAAGACATTCATTAGAGAGAGGATTTGATTCTAGCAGTCCAAGACGGGGAACTGCATCACCCACACCCAGCAAGGCGGCAAAGATTCTACAAGCTCAAGTTGGTATTCCTCTGCGGACAAG TAGTAGTCTATACAACGAAGAACACCGTGAGTCTGGAGAACATCTACCAGAAGCATTCGATATTTCAGAGAGAGAGGGGCGCACAGAAATTAGAGATTCAAAGCCAAACATACTATCTTCACcacaatcaatatcttcgCCTTCGACAATGCGTTCGCGTTCGCGTTCTCGAGGTGGCTCCGTGTCGTCATATCAAACTAATGCGACATCTTTACCAGCACTGCAAAAGACAGGAGTTctagaagatggagaagtgtTGGAACCattaaatgaagaagatattgatcCTGGATCTTTTGACCTTGTGGCGGCAACTGAGACTGGAGGCAAACGATATTCTCTAGAAACAAGATCAGAACAGCTCTTTTCGACAGAGCATCTACGAATAATCTTCAGTGATCCTTCACTACTTTTAAGATTTACTTCTTTTCTAGGCGCACATAGaccttcttcaattcctatACTCATATATTACCTAGATGCTGTTAAAGCACTCAAGGCtatttcatattcaaatGCAATTGCGGAAGCTCTGGAACCAATTCCGGGTTTTGATTTTACTGCGACCGCAGCCTCTAAGACAATGAGCAGTGTGTTAGAAGAAAAGGCGGCAAAGGCTTTCGATGTTTTAGTTCGAGAGGATCTCCCTGCTTATATTACATGGGCATACATACAGACCGTCAGTATATCGATCCAGAGACGAATCACTGGAACTTTACCAGCGCATCTGAGAGAGGCATCTGAGGGCTTAGCTGAGGTTTTTTGTTTAACTGATCCATCTCGTCCGGATAACCCTATTGTTTTTGCTTCTGAGG AATTCCACCGAACCACACAGTATGGTATGAGTTATGTTCTTGGCAGGAATTGTAGATTCTTGCAAGGACCAAAAACAAACCCGTTCAGTGTGAGGAGAATTCGAGAGAAGATTGAGGCCGGCCAGGAACATTGCGAGACTTTTCTGAATTA TCGACGAGATGGATCTCCATTTATGAATCTCCTAATGTGTGCCCCACTATGCGATAGTCGAGGCACGATTCGATATTTCATTGGTGCGCAGGTCGACATTTCGGGTTTAGTCAAAGAATGCTCAGAACTAGAATCTCTACAACGTCTTGTTGCGGCAGATAAACTTGCCGAGGAGCGTGAAGCAGAACAAGCAGCAAATCCCGATGTTGAACTGGAGGAGCTCCCAGCACCGCCACCGAAAGACGAATTCCAAGAATTAAGCGAGATGTTAAATATGCAGGAGCTGGACACAGTACGCAAGTGGGGAGGAAGAATGCACAAAGAGACCGAGGAGGATCACCCTGACAGCAATTTTCAAAAGGGCAACTGGCATAAACCAAGATTACATATCAAGAGTACAAGTCCCGAAAATCTAAACACACAACTTGGACGTGTTAGTGGAAAACTTGGCGGTATATATGAGAATTATCTTCTTGTTCGTCCATACCCCAGTTTGAGAGTTTTGTTTGCAAGTCCGACACTTAGGGTGCCTGGCATTTTACAATCGCCTTTCATGGCAAAAATTGGGGGCAGCAATCGTGTTCGTGAGGAGTTAACTCAAGCTCTTGCTGATGGAAGAGGTGTCACTGCTAAAGTACGCTGGGTAACAaaagatgatttggatggTCGACCACGCTGGATACACTGCACACCACTTATCGGCTCTAATGGCTTAATTGGTGTATGGATGATAGTTATTGTCGATGATGAAGCTTCACAACATAACAGCAAGAGATATAGACTCGCCCCAGCTGTGGATCCAAGATTTGGAAGAACTATACCATTTACGGGCAAAGCAGAGAGTAGTGCGGGAAGTATCCGGGATTTCTCCATTATCCATAACGATGCATCCTCATTTCAACCAAGAACTCCGAGATCACACAAAAGTGTTGATCTTGACGATGAGGGTAGTATGAGGAGTGGGAGTCCGTACACTTTGAGGATTGATTAA
- the Bclov3 gene encoding Bclov3, protein MWKHLKQKRRNSLQDTSHFPHPNQSTSTTSAEMNMQGLADRRKGALTYAKNPGFTLPTKIDEASTGEEEEEGGAEVNDIPFYKPYRPGLGGPHLAGPSQASRSRRHSLERGFDSSSPRRGTASPTPSKAAKILQAQVGIPLRTSSSLYNEEHRESGEHLPEAFDISEREGRTEIRDSKPNILSSPQSISSPSTMRSRSRSRGGSVSSYQTNATSLPALQKTGVLEDGEVLEPLNEEDIDPGSFDLVAATETGGKRYSLETRSEQLFSTEHLRIIFSDPSLLLRFTSFLGAHRPSSIPILIYYLDAVKALKAISYSNAIAEALEPIPGFDFTATAASKTMSSVLEEKAAKAFDVLVREDLPAYITWAYIQTVSISIQRRITGTLPAHLREASEGLAEVFCLTDPSRPDNPIVFASEEFHRTTQYGMSYVLGRNCRFLQGPKTNPFSVRRIREKIEAGQEHCETFLNYRRDGSPFMNLLMCAPLCDSRGTIRYFIGAQVDISGLVKECSELESLQRLVAADKLAEEREAEQAANPDVELEELPAPPPKDEFQELSEMLNMQELDTVRKWGGRMHKETEEDHPDSNFQKGNWHKPRLHIKSTSPENLNTQLGRVSGKLGGIYENYLLVRPYPSLRVLFASPTLRVPGILQSPFMAKIGGSNRVREELTQALADGRGVTAKVRWVTKDDLDGRPRWIHCTPLIGSNGLIGVWMIVIVDDEASQHNSKRYRLAPAVDPRFGRTIPFTGKAESSAGSIRDFSIIHNDASSFQPRTPRSHKSVDLDDEGSMRSGSPYTLRID, encoded by the exons ATGTGGAAACACTTGAagcagaagagaaggaacAGCCTTCAGGATACATCCCAT TTTCCTCACCCTAATCAATCGACATCTACCACGTCTGCGGAAATGAACATGCAAGGTTTAGCGGATCGTCGTAAAGGAGCACTTACTTATGCAAAAAATCCCGGCTTTACACTCCCCACCAAAATCGACGAAGCAAGtacaggagaagaagaagaagaaggcggTGCGGAAGTGAACGACATACCATTTTACAAACCCTATAGGCCAGGTTTGGGGGGACCCCATTTGGCAGGGCCCTCGCAAGCAAGTCGGTCAAGAAGACATTCATTAGAGAGAGGATTTGATTCTAGCAGTCCAAGACGGGGAACTGCATCACCCACACCCAGCAAGGCGGCAAAGATTCTACAAGCTCAAGTTGGTATTCCTCTGCGGACAAG TAGTAGTCTATACAACGAAGAACACCGTGAGTCTGGAGAACATCTACCAGAAGCATTCGATATTTCAGAGAGAGAGGGGCGCACAGAAATTAGAGATTCAAAGCCAAACATACTATCTTCACcacaatcaatatcttcgCCTTCGACAATGCGTTCGCGTTCGCGTTCTCGAGGTGGCTCCGTGTCGTCATATCAAACTAATGCGACATCTTTACCAGCACTGCAAAAGACAGGAGTTctagaagatggagaagtgtTGGAACCattaaatgaagaagatattgatcCTGGATCTTTTGACCTTGTGGCGGCAACTGAGACTGGAGGCAAACGATATTCTCTAGAAACAAGATCAGAACAGCTCTTTTCGACAGAGCATCTACGAATAATCTTCAGTGATCCTTCACTACTTTTAAGATTTACTTCTTTTCTAGGCGCACATAGaccttcttcaattcctatACTCATATATTACCTAGATGCTGTTAAAGCACTCAAGGCtatttcatattcaaatGCAATTGCGGAAGCTCTGGAACCAATTCCGGGTTTTGATTTTACTGCGACCGCAGCCTCTAAGACAATGAGCAGTGTGTTAGAAGAAAAGGCGGCAAAGGCTTTCGATGTTTTAGTTCGAGAGGATCTCCCTGCTTATATTACATGGGCATACATACAGACCGTCAGTATATCGATCCAGAGACGAATCACTGGAACTTTACCAGCGCATCTGAGAGAGGCATCTGAGGGCTTAGCTGAGGTTTTTTGTTTAACTGATCCATCTCGTCCGGATAACCCTATTGTTTTTGCTTCTGAGG AATTCCACCGAACCACACAGTATGGTATGAGTTATGTTCTTGGCAGGAATTGTAGATTCTTGCAAGGACCAAAAACAAACCCGTTCAGTGTGAGGAGAATTCGAGAGAAGATTGAGGCCGGCCAGGAACATTGCGAGACTTTTCTGAATTA TCGACGAGATGGATCTCCATTTATGAATCTCCTAATGTGTGCCCCACTATGCGATAGTCGAGGCACGATTCGATATTTCATTGGTGCGCAGGTCGACATTTCGGGTTTAGTCAAAGAATGCTCAGAACTAGAATCTCTACAACGTCTTGTTGCGGCAGATAAACTTGCCGAGGAGCGTGAAGCAGAACAAGCAGCAAATCCCGATGTTGAACTGGAGGAGCTCCCAGCACCGCCACCGAAAGACGAATTCCAAGAATTAAGCGAGATGTTAAATATGCAGGAGCTGGACACAGTACGCAAGTGGGGAGGAAGAATGCACAAAGAGACCGAGGAGGATCACCCTGACAGCAATTTTCAAAAGGGCAACTGGCATAAACCAAGATTACATATCAAGAGTACAAGTCCCGAAAATCTAAACACACAACTTGGACGTGTTAGTGGAAAACTTGGCGGTATATATGAGAATTATCTTCTTGTTCGTCCATACCCCAGTTTGAGAGTTTTGTTTGCAAGTCCGACACTTAGGGTGCCTGGCATTTTACAATCGCCTTTCATGGCAAAAATTGGGGGCAGCAATCGTGTTCGTGAGGAGTTAACTCAAGCTCTTGCTGATGGAAGAGGTGTCACTGCTAAAGTACGCTGGGTAACAaaagatgatttggatggTCGACCACGCTGGATACACTGCACACCACTTATCGGCTCTAATGGCTTAATTGGTGTATGGATGATAGTTATTGTCGATGATGAAGCTTCACAACATAACAGCAAGAGATATAGACTCGCCCCAGCTGTGGATCCAAGATTTGGAAGAACTATACCATTTACGGGCAAAGCAGAGAGTAGTGCGGGAAGTATCCGGGATTTCTCCATTATCCATAACGATGCATCCTCATTTCAACCAAGAACTCCGAGATCACACAAAAGTGTTGATCTTGACGATGAGGGTAGTATGAGGAGTGGGAGTCCGTACACTTTGAGGATTGATTAA